gaaaatcagtCTGTTAAAAGTTTTTCAAAAAgatcttatagcttattttactagcttatggtttatttttcaaacgctatttcaagcggcttatgagcttatagtagtttttcttccaattttaccactaccagtttatttttaaaaattattaattaaaaatatatttttcatgtcatttcatacttataaagttataaactagttcaaaattttatcaaatactacaaattcaatATGTAGTTTATTTGCTATAAACTAAAAACTActactagcttataagctactCCCTCTATCCCTCGATATAAGCCCCCATTGAGCTTTTtcacgcatattaagaaaaattggtagtgtaataaatgtgtattttttagGTATTACGATTACTAAATTGTCCTCGGTGAATGTATTTGCTATAAGCTGCATTTTTTAGTGGCAAAGTCAGTCCCAAACCATAAGCTATTTCTCTCTTCCAAACAGACCGTAAAAACACAATGCGCACGAAGTACTAGTTAGGTAGCAAAAACCTGAACTCAAAATCAGGGTTCCCCCGCCAAGCAAATTATGGATATGAAGAAGACGGTAACTCTATTGTTTGGTCTAACTGACACCAACTTGACACTATCCTCCACAATTCGCTTAGCACTTCCTACCATTGCAACCATTGCTGTTATCACAATAGCTTTCAAAGAATTCAAATCATCCAAACGAATTATTAGCTTCTCAGGTTTTGATTCCCGGCTTTTCATTACCGATTCCGAGAAACCGATTTTGATTCCCGGTTTGCAAAATCTCGCCAATAATTGTTTCCTCAACGTCGTTTTGCAGGTTCACTTTATCGCCGCCAtagattcattcattttttcttgatttttcaATTTGTGTGTTGATGTGTTCTTTTTTTGCAGGCTCTTGCTAGTTGTGTTTGCTTTCAGAGTTTTCTTGACAATGTTATTGCTGAATATGAGACTGATGAACAACTCGTTGAAAATATGCCTCTTATATTTTCTCTGGCTTCATTATTACAAGGTTGTGACTTACTTGTGCATTGAGATAATTGTGATCAATATATGTTCTGTCGAGTTTACCGAGTTGGATCAATTTTCTGATTTGGTTTTGTTATTAACCtcatgtttggataaataaaCAGTTTAATTAACCAGTTATAGCATAGGTgctgcttatgtataagctatttcaataaggaaagataatataaactcaaactgttttcatataagttgttttcataagatattttggagagcttatggagATAAGCTGAACACAACTTATGGAAATGTTACAAGTCGTTTCCGTAAGTTCTCccaaatagtctcacaagtCACAAGTGCATATGTCactagataagctcaaatatgCAAAAGACTCTTAGTCAAAATCATTTATTGACTATCAATTTGGTTGTGTCAGTTAATGGTTAGAAAGTAGTTTGAAGTTGTTTTTGCTTTTCAATTTTCTGTTCTCCTGCTCTAAATGGGCACGTATGtaacttgatttgtgtacattTTACTTTCTTTCGGTTGAGATCAATGAAATCtgattctctcatttttctctAAAAGTTTACTACTTGATATTTGTATCAAGCACGGGTGAATCACTTTTATATTCTCTTATAAATTGTAATAGTGTAATGTTATCTGTGTGTGCAGAGCTGAGCTCAGTTAGTACCGAAAAGGTTATATTGAGTCCGACAAAGTTGATGCATGCTATGTCCAGCTACATTCCAGATTTTGATCTGACGAGCCAGCAGGTAGAGTTATGCTTCTTTTGTCATTTAGCTTGGTGTTTTAGTTCTCTTTCTGCATCGTGCTTAGTTTGTTTGATTGTTGGTTTTTATAGGATGCTGCTGAAGCGTTTGTTCACCTAATGTCCTCTTTGAGAGAAGAATCTGGAGGTTGTTATGCTCCAAAGATAAgttctttagcagacatttttgcTTCTAATAATAGAATTCTTACTCCAATACAGACGGAGTGGCAAAGTGAGCCAGAAAGATGGCAGCGCCTCTTCCTTGGACCCTTTGATGGAATTCTTAATAGCAGCTTAACTTGTCAAAGCTGTTCATCCCAGGTACAGGAGAATTTCCTCAGTGCAATCTATTGAATCTAACGAACTTTTCCTTGTTAGTTAAAAATGCAGATATACTCCCTGATTCTTGTTTGTAATTAAAGACAGCCTTCATAAACAAAAACTATGCGCTCAATTATGCATCTCGCACTGACATGCATTATGTTTGAAATCATTCTATAACTGGCTATCAGGAGGACTATTGTTCAGATTGATGTTTTTATTGACGTATTTTGGTTTCTACTGTTGCATTTGGAAGTAAAAAGTTGTAGGGTAAAATTACAGTCACTTGCTAAAACATCTTGGTAGAATTAAGGTTAGTAATTTGAAAATGGCTAgcaattattataaatataggaATCTGGCTATAGGATTAGgatggcatgattttgatttcaGAATCTGAGGAAAAATGtctaatttgatgttttatgATAGATTTAATAATGATAATGGTACAAAGTATAAATCCTAAGGTCACAACATTAGTTGACATGATGACAAGACGTATTGTTGCCTGCAGGTTACTAAAATGACTAAATTCATCTCACATAAATACTCCAAACATGCAAACCAAGTTACTAATACCCCATAGTATATTTTTTGGTTGGTCCATGTCCGTGGTCTGTGTGAGGCATGCAACATCTATGTTAATAGCTTTTCTTTTATCATGACAGGCTGCTGATTTCACAATTTCTTAataacaattttgttttatataattatttattctgGTTTTTAATGATTatatctttctttatttttaatttgattctgataATGTTTCCTTTAtcagtatatttttaatatcttTTAACTTTATATTTGTTCATTTTGCAGATCTCAAATAAATTTGAAAGTTTTGATTGTTTGCCTCTTTCACCCGTGCTTAGTAATAGTTACACTATAgtaagttttaaaaattaatgtcACTTATATTGAAAGTTTCACTATGATGGTTGATGTGCCACATGCCTACTGTAACTCTATTAATTTTGACTGGTTGCAGAGAGTTGGTTGTACACTCGTGGATTGCCTGAAGCAGTTCATTGTAGCTGAACACATTGAAAACTACCACTGCAGCCACTGTTGGCATAATGCTGCAATCAAGTATCTTACCTTGATGGAAGGAAACAAGGTTATCCCCGTGTCAttcttctatttatttatttagatatAAATGAAGATAGCTGAGGGGTATGCAGATGTTCGTTGCTGACTCTACCAATTGACTGTTCTTGATGTTGCCAAGTTGTGAATTTTTTGCCCTTTTTACTCAGGTAGAACTCGGAAAACTTAAGAGATGTTCTGATGAAGAATTCTGTGAGTGCCGAAAAATTTATAATCTTGAAAATCTACCATGGTTAAATAGGTTTTCACGTGCTTTGAAGCAGCTAAGTATTGCTCGAAGTCCAAGGGTATGTCTAATTTGTGTTATCCGGCGTCTCTAATTTTCGCATGTATAGCTgttcttttgttgttcaatcTCTGAACTACTGAAACATTTAATTGTCTGGTGACAGATTTTATGCATCCAGCTGAAAAGAGTTCACATGAATAATTTTGGAGAATCATTTAAACTACAGGTAATTTCTAATGTATTGAATCTTCCATTCTTTTACGGCTTCATTTTAAATGGGTTATATAAACTTGACTATTATTTTAGACCTGCATAAattttgtatgatttttttttaataacagagtagtatattaattttcattgaGTTTTGCTGAATTACTTTTTTGTCTTGATGATGGTGATGCAGGGCCATATTTCTTTTCCATTGACTTTGGACGTGTCCTCATTCATGACAACTAGACCAGGAGTAAATATACAGAAAGAAGATGTACAAAGTCTGCCATTAAATCTGCAGTGTAACAGAATAAACTCTTTGCCAAACCATAGCAACCTGCATTCTGAGATAAGAACGATCAGATTCAGTGGCATTTATGGAGAATCGAAAGAGCAGATCGATGCAGATGCTCTTATTGATGATGTAGTTATCTCCTCTACTAGTAGACAGGCACTTCTTAATGAATTTCCCTGTTCTAGCTCTTCAGAAAACACTCACTCAAACACACAGTCGCAATCCATTGACACGGTTGGTCAAAATTTTCTGTATATATGCATTCATTTTACATTGAACCATGAAATCCTGTATATCCTTGCATTCTTTTTGAGTTCTTACATATTGTGGTTTATACAGGTGGATGCTTCTTGTAATTCAGATTCTCAAGATACTTGTTTGTATCAACTTGTCTCTGTTGTGGAACATTTTGGAAGAGCAGGAGGAGGGCATTACACTGTTTACAGATGTGTGAGATCAGAGTCCTCAGATGTCTCTGGTGATCAACATTCAATGAGCTGGTTTTGTGTTTCAGATTCTCAAGTGCATTCTGTTTCAGTGGAAGATGTTCTTTCTGCCGAGGCTAGCTTGCTTTTCTATGAGAGAATACCAAAtagctaaaaaaaattgaaatttcgtGTTGTTTTAGGAAGTTGGTTAAGGAAAtgcattgaatttatttttttgaaacaaaaaatgtattGATTTATATGTTCCTAGTTAGGGATTGTACACAAATGTAAGGAAATTGTTCAAATTTTGATACCTTAAATTGAAAAGAGAAGGAAAAAGTTATTTCTGTAGTTagccattaaaaaaatgaaaaatctcTGCAGTTGATATTTGATCCTCACCCTGCTTAACTGTTCACGAAGGGAAAACTTATGGTCTATATCAAACTTGTTTGTTATGATGGATCTAAATATCAAGAATATTATTTTCGATTTAGATGCCAATTTTGTGttgataatttttatatttttattttttattttttttacaatgtttaTTTCTCATTAGTTATTCTTTCCAAGTCTGGTGTTATTTTATCATAAGTATGTTGTGtgtgatatttttttgaagTTGTGTTATGTAATACTATTATACTAGTATTATGAATTGGATATATATTAGGTTAAAATATAGATACAACTTACAAGCTTTCAATGTGAGAAATGGAAGAAGACAGCCTTGGTTAGTTAAGATAGTCTTGGGTAAATATTCTGGTACTTAAGTTGAATACAGAGGCAAAATTTAATGTCAtgtcatattttatattaatattaaaataaatttaaattttgaatgaattttgttaATGAAGTATCGGTATCCAAGTAAATATTAAaagttaagtaaaaaaaaagaaaagtaaatattAAAAGAGATGAgttttgaatgaatgaatttataTTAAAAGTTTCAATGTTTGTGAGATATCCACATAATTTAAATGACTTTTACTATCTCCgtgacaaaatataagcaacactcattttttaggtttattgtataattaatatatatgatttataataaaaaataaatacattatatTTTGTCACGGGTgaagtattttattattactacgATGTTAATCAATTTGCATCGGTGTATATAGGATATACTTGGTAACATGTGTAagtttatataattattatataaaaaacgAAATTTCACAATTGtggaaatccaaatccaagTATCCATTCTATGAGGAAATCCAAAAGGAAGAAGGGTGATATGGTTTTCAAAATTGACCTTGAGAAAGCCTACGATAATGTTAGCTGGGATTTCCTTCAATTCTGCTTACAAAGAAGTGGTTTCCCTCCCATAACGACCAAGCTGATTATGTTTTGTGTCTCTAGTTCCTCGTTGGCTATTCTATGGAATGGTCGTCGCCTCCCGAGTTTTACTCCTACCAGAGGATTAAGGCAAGGTGACCCACTATCACCTTACCTCTTTGTAGTGTGCATGGAATGTTTATCACAGGCTATAATAAAAGCAGTTGGTGATGGCTATTGGAAACCAGTGAGACTTTCCAAGAATGGTCCCCCTCTATCTCACTTATTCTTTGCTGATGATGTCCTCCTTT
This portion of the Trifolium pratense cultivar HEN17-A07 linkage group LG3, ARS_RC_1.1, whole genome shotgun sequence genome encodes:
- the LOC123918306 gene encoding ubiquitin carboxyl-terminal hydrolase 27 isoform X2 — protein: MDMKKTVTLLFGLTDTNLTLSSTIRLALPTIATIAVITIAFKEFKSSKRIISFSGFDSRLFITDSEKPILIPGLQNLANNCFLNVVLQALASCVCFQSFLDNVIAEYETDEQLVENMPLIFSLASLLQELSSVSTEKVILSPTKLMHAMSSYIPDFDLTSQQDAAEAFVHLMSSLREESGGCYAPKISSLADIFASNNRILTPIQTEWQSEPERWQRLFLGPFDGILNSSLTCQSCSSQISNKFESFDCLPLSPVLSNSYTIRVGCTLVDCLKQFIVAEHIENYHCSHCWHNAAIKYLTLMEGNKVELGKLKRCSDEEFCECRKIYNLENLPWLNRFSRALKQLSIARSPRILCIQLKRVHMNNFGESFKLQGHISFPLTLDVSSFMTTRPGVNIQKEDVQSLPLNLQCNRINSLPNHSNLHSEIRTIRFSGIYGESKEQIDADALIDDVVISSTSRQALLNEFPCSSSSENTHSNTQSQSIDTVDASCNSDSQDTCLYQLVSVVEHFGRAGGGHYTVYRCVRSESSDVSGDQHSMSWFCVSDSQVHSVSVEDVLSAEASLLFYERIPNS
- the LOC123918306 gene encoding ubiquitin carboxyl-terminal hydrolase 27 isoform X1 → MDMKKTVTLLFGLTDTNLTLSSTIRLALPTIATIAVITIAFKEFKSSKRIISFSGFDSRLFITDSEKPILIPGLQNLANNCFLNVVLQALASCVCFQSFLDNVIAEYETDEQLVENMPLIFSLASLLQELSSVSTEKVILSPTKLMHAMSSYIPDFDLTSQQDAAEAFVHLMSSLREESGGCYAPKISSLADIFASNNRILTPIQTEWQSEPERWQRLFLGPFDGILNSSLTCQSCSSQISNKFESFDCLPLSPVLSNSYTIRVGCTLVDCLKQFIVAEHIENYHCSHCWHNAAIKYLTLMEGNKVELGKLKRCSDEEFCECRKIYNLENLPWLNRFSRALKQLSIARSPRILCIQLKRVHMNNFGESFKLQGHISFPLTLDVSSFMTTRPGVNIQKEDVQSLPLNLQCNRINSLPNHSNLHSEIRTIRFSGIYGESKEQIDADALIDDVVISSTSRQALLNEFPCSSSSENTHSNTQSQSIDTVGQNFLYICIHFTLNHEILYILAFFLSSYILWFIQVDASCNSDSQDTCLYQLVSVVEHFGRAGGGHYTVYRCVRSESSDVSGDQHSMSWFCVSDSQVHSVSVEDVLSAEASLLFYERIPNS